Proteins encoded together in one Canis aureus isolate CA01 chromosome 21, VMU_Caureus_v.1.0, whole genome shotgun sequence window:
- the BSCL2 gene encoding seipin isoform X10, whose translation MVNDPPVPALLWAQEVGHILAGRARKLLLQFGVLFCTILLLLWVSVFLYGSFYYSYMPTVSHLSPVHFYYRTDCDSSTSLLCSFPVANVSLAKGGRDRVLMYGQPYRVTLELELPESPVNQDLGMFLVTISCYTRGGRIISTSSRSVMLHYRSDLLQMLDTLVFSSLLLFGFAEQKQLLEVELYSEYRENSYVPTTGAIIEIHSKRIQMYGAYLRIHAHFTGLRYLLYNFPMTCAFIGVASNFTFLSVIVLFSYMQWVWGGIWPRHRFSLQVNIRKRDSSQKPVQRRISAHHPGTEPQGQEESTQLSDITEDGESPEDPPGAEGQLPEEEKPDPQPLNGEEELEPEASDGSGSWEDAALLTEANLPAPTHALAPETLGSSEPSVGSLRQRPTCSSS comes from the exons ATGGTCAATGACCCACCAGTACCTGCCTTACTGTGGGCCCAGGAGGTGGGCCACATCTTGGCAGGTCGTGCCCGCAAGCTGCTGCTACAGTTTGGGGTGCTCTTCTGTACCATCCTCCTCCTGCTCTGGGTGTCTGTCTTCCTCTATGGCTCCTTCTACTATTCCTACATGCCTACAGTCAGCCACCTCAGCCCCGTGCATTTCTACTACAG GACTGACTGTGATTCATCCACCTCCTTACTCTGCTCCTTCCCTGTTGCCAATGTCTCGCTGGCTAAGGGTGGACGTGATCGG GTGCTGATGTATGGACAGCCGTACCGCGTTACCTTAGAGCTTGAGCTGCCAGAGTCCCCTGTGAATCAAGATTTGGGCATGTTCTTAGTCACCATTTCATGCTACACCAGAGGCGGCCGCATCATCTCCACTTCTTCACGCTCT GTGATGTTGCATTACCGCTCAGACCTGCTGCAGATGCTTGACACACTGGTCTTCTCCAGCCTCCTGCTGTTTGGATTTGCAGAGCAGAAGCAGCTCCTGGAGGTGGAGCTCTACTCGGAATATAGGGAGAACTCG TATGTGCCAACTACTGGAGCGATTATTGAGATCCACAGCAAGCGCATCCAGATGTACGGAGCCTACCTCCGCATCCATGCCCATTTCACCGGGCTTAG GTATCTGCTGTACAACTTCCCGATGACCTGCGCCTTCATAGGCGTCGCCAGCAACTTCACCTTCCTGAGTGTCATTGTGCTCTTCAGCTATATGCAGTGGGTGTGGGGGGGCATCTGGCCCCGACACCGCTTCTCCTTGCAG GTAAACATCCGAAAAAGAGACAGTTCCCAGAAGCCAGTACAGCGAAGGATCTCAGCCCATCATCCAG GCACAGAGCCCCAAGGCCAGGAGGAGTCAACACAGCTGTCAGACATCACAGAGGACGGTGAGAGCCCTGAAGATCCCCCAGGGGCAG AGGGTCAGCTCCCTGAGGAGGAGAAACCAGATCCGCAGCCCTTGAATGGAGAGGAGGAGCTGGAGCCAGAGGCCAGTGATG GTTCAGGCTCCTGGGAAGACGCAGCTTTGCTGACGGAGGCCAACCTGCCTGCTCCTACCCATGCCCTTGCCCCAGAAACTCTGGGCAGCTCTGAACCCTCTGTGGGCAGTCTTCGACAGCGCCCCACCTGCTCCAGTTCCTGA
- the BSCL2 gene encoding seipin isoform X1 gives MLLTHSTPWVTSWPRLSPGVCEPGRGERPHAPGGGGKPAARQAPPREWPRPPPRAPGAAGGRGGASREAEVPLPLLPLPAYWNRQLLHPMARRGVQAAEQLGTQGLNLGPDTLHSLPWSMTHQYLPYCGPRRWATSWQVVPASCCYSLGCSSVPSSSCSGCLSSSMAPSTIPTCLQSATSAPCISTTGLTVIHPPPYSAPSLLPMSRWLRVDVIGDGGYLGQVLMYGQPYRVTLELELPESPVNQDLGMFLVTISCYTRGGRIISTSSRSVMLHYRSDLLQMLDTLVFSSLLLFGFAEQKQLLEVELYSEYRENSYVPTTGAIIEIHSKRIQMYGAYLRIHAHFTGLRYLLYNFPMTCAFIGVASNFTFLSVIVLFSYMQWVWGGIWPRHRFSLQVNIRKRDSSQKPVQRRISAHHPGTEPQGQEESTQLSDITEDGESPEDPPGAEGQLPEEEKPDPQPLNGEEELEPEASDGSGSWEDAALLTEANLPAPTHALAPETLGSSEPSVGSLRQRPTCSSS, from the exons ATGCTGCTGACTCACAGCACACCCTGGGTCACGTCTTGGCCTCGCCTGTCCCCTGGGGTCTGCGAACCGGGCCGCGGGGAGAGACCGCACGCGCCTGGCGGAGGAGGGAAGCCCGCGGCCCGACAGGCCCCGCCCCGGGagtggccccgccccccgccccgcgcccccggggcggCCGGCGGAAGGGGCGGGGCTTCACGGGAGGCGGAAGTGCCTTTGCCGTTGCTCCCGCTGCCTGCGTACTG GAACCGCCAGCTGCTTCACCCCATGGCCAGGCGTGGCGTCCAGGCGGCAGAGCAGCTAGGAACTCAAGGCCTGAACCTGGGGCCAGACACTCTGCACTCCCTGCCATGGTCAATGACCCACCAGTACCTGCCTTACTGTGGGCCCAGGAGGTGGGCCACATCTTGGCAGGTCGTGCCCGCAAGCTGCTGCTACAGTTTGGGGTGCTCTTCTGTACCATCCTCCTCCTGCTCTGGGTGTCTGTCTTCCTCTATGGCTCCTTCTACTATTCCTACATGCCTACAGTCAGCCACCTCAGCCCCGTGCATTTCTACTACAG GACTGACTGTGATTCATCCACCTCCTTACTCTGCTCCTTCCCTGTTGCCAATGTCTCGCTGGCTAAGGGTGGACGTGATCGG agatgGGGGCTACCTTGGGCAGGTGCTGATGTATGGACAGCCGTACCGCGTTACCTTAGAGCTTGAGCTGCCAGAGTCCCCTGTGAATCAAGATTTGGGCATGTTCTTAGTCACCATTTCATGCTACACCAGAGGCGGCCGCATCATCTCCACTTCTTCACGCTCT GTGATGTTGCATTACCGCTCAGACCTGCTGCAGATGCTTGACACACTGGTCTTCTCCAGCCTCCTGCTGTTTGGATTTGCAGAGCAGAAGCAGCTCCTGGAGGTGGAGCTCTACTCGGAATATAGGGAGAACTCG TATGTGCCAACTACTGGAGCGATTATTGAGATCCACAGCAAGCGCATCCAGATGTACGGAGCCTACCTCCGCATCCATGCCCATTTCACCGGGCTTAG GTATCTGCTGTACAACTTCCCGATGACCTGCGCCTTCATAGGCGTCGCCAGCAACTTCACCTTCCTGAGTGTCATTGTGCTCTTCAGCTATATGCAGTGGGTGTGGGGGGGCATCTGGCCCCGACACCGCTTCTCCTTGCAG GTAAACATCCGAAAAAGAGACAGTTCCCAGAAGCCAGTACAGCGAAGGATCTCAGCCCATCATCCAG GCACAGAGCCCCAAGGCCAGGAGGAGTCAACACAGCTGTCAGACATCACAGAGGACGGTGAGAGCCCTGAAGATCCCCCAGGGGCAG AGGGTCAGCTCCCTGAGGAGGAGAAACCAGATCCGCAGCCCTTGAATGGAGAGGAGGAGCTGGAGCCAGAGGCCAGTGATG GTTCAGGCTCCTGGGAAGACGCAGCTTTGCTGACGGAGGCCAACCTGCCTGCTCCTACCCATGCCCTTGCCCCAGAAACTCTGGGCAGCTCTGAACCCTCTGTGGGCAGTCTTCGACAGCGCCCCACCTGCTCCAGTTCCTGA
- the BSCL2 gene encoding seipin isoform X2 — protein sequence MLLTHSTPWVTSWPRLSPGVCEPGRGERPHAPGGGGKPAARQAPPREWPRPPPRAPGAAGGRGGASREAEVPLPLLPLPAYWNRQLLHPMARRGVQAAEQLGTQGLNLGPDTLHSLPWSMTHQYLPYCGPRRWATSWQVVPASCCYSLGCSSVPSSSCSGCLSSSMAPSTIPTCLQSATSAPCISTTGLTVIHPPPYSAPSLLPMSRWLRVDVIGDGGYLGQVLMYGQPYRVTLELELPESPVNQDLGMFLVTISCYTRGGRIISTSSRSVMLHYRSDLLQMLDTLVFSSLLLFGFAEQKQLLEVELYSEYRENSYVPTTGAIIEIHSKRIQMYGAYLRIHAHFTGLRYLLYNFPMTCAFIGVASNFTFLSVIVLFSYMQWVWGGIWPRHRFSLQVNIRKRDSSQKPVQRRISAHHPEPQGQEESTQLSDITEDGESPEDPPGAEGQLPEEEKPDPQPLNGEEELEPEASDGSGSWEDAALLTEANLPAPTHALAPETLGSSEPSVGSLRQRPTCSSS from the exons ATGCTGCTGACTCACAGCACACCCTGGGTCACGTCTTGGCCTCGCCTGTCCCCTGGGGTCTGCGAACCGGGCCGCGGGGAGAGACCGCACGCGCCTGGCGGAGGAGGGAAGCCCGCGGCCCGACAGGCCCCGCCCCGGGagtggccccgccccccgccccgcgcccccggggcggCCGGCGGAAGGGGCGGGGCTTCACGGGAGGCGGAAGTGCCTTTGCCGTTGCTCCCGCTGCCTGCGTACTG GAACCGCCAGCTGCTTCACCCCATGGCCAGGCGTGGCGTCCAGGCGGCAGAGCAGCTAGGAACTCAAGGCCTGAACCTGGGGCCAGACACTCTGCACTCCCTGCCATGGTCAATGACCCACCAGTACCTGCCTTACTGTGGGCCCAGGAGGTGGGCCACATCTTGGCAGGTCGTGCCCGCAAGCTGCTGCTACAGTTTGGGGTGCTCTTCTGTACCATCCTCCTCCTGCTCTGGGTGTCTGTCTTCCTCTATGGCTCCTTCTACTATTCCTACATGCCTACAGTCAGCCACCTCAGCCCCGTGCATTTCTACTACAG GACTGACTGTGATTCATCCACCTCCTTACTCTGCTCCTTCCCTGTTGCCAATGTCTCGCTGGCTAAGGGTGGACGTGATCGG agatgGGGGCTACCTTGGGCAGGTGCTGATGTATGGACAGCCGTACCGCGTTACCTTAGAGCTTGAGCTGCCAGAGTCCCCTGTGAATCAAGATTTGGGCATGTTCTTAGTCACCATTTCATGCTACACCAGAGGCGGCCGCATCATCTCCACTTCTTCACGCTCT GTGATGTTGCATTACCGCTCAGACCTGCTGCAGATGCTTGACACACTGGTCTTCTCCAGCCTCCTGCTGTTTGGATTTGCAGAGCAGAAGCAGCTCCTGGAGGTGGAGCTCTACTCGGAATATAGGGAGAACTCG TATGTGCCAACTACTGGAGCGATTATTGAGATCCACAGCAAGCGCATCCAGATGTACGGAGCCTACCTCCGCATCCATGCCCATTTCACCGGGCTTAG GTATCTGCTGTACAACTTCCCGATGACCTGCGCCTTCATAGGCGTCGCCAGCAACTTCACCTTCCTGAGTGTCATTGTGCTCTTCAGCTATATGCAGTGGGTGTGGGGGGGCATCTGGCCCCGACACCGCTTCTCCTTGCAG GTAAACATCCGAAAAAGAGACAGTTCCCAGAAGCCAGTACAGCGAAGGATCTCAGCCCATCATCCAG AGCCCCAAGGCCAGGAGGAGTCAACACAGCTGTCAGACATCACAGAGGACGGTGAGAGCCCTGAAGATCCCCCAGGGGCAG AGGGTCAGCTCCCTGAGGAGGAGAAACCAGATCCGCAGCCCTTGAATGGAGAGGAGGAGCTGGAGCCAGAGGCCAGTGATG GTTCAGGCTCCTGGGAAGACGCAGCTTTGCTGACGGAGGCCAACCTGCCTGCTCCTACCCATGCCCTTGCCCCAGAAACTCTGGGCAGCTCTGAACCCTCTGTGGGCAGTCTTCGACAGCGCCCCACCTGCTCCAGTTCCTGA
- the BSCL2 gene encoding seipin isoform X9 gives MARRGVQAAEQLGTQGLNLGPDTLHSLPWSMTHQYLPYCGPRRWATSWQVVPASCCYSLGCSSVPSSSCSGCLSSSMAPSTIPTCLQSATSAPCISTTGLTVIHPPPYSAPSLLPMSRWLRVDVIGDGGYLGQVLMYGQPYRVTLELELPESPVNQDLGMFLVTISCYTRGGRIISTSSRSVMLHYRSDLLQMLDTLVFSSLLLFGFAEQKQLLEVELYSEYRENSYVPTTGAIIEIHSKRIQMYGAYLRIHAHFTGLRYLLYNFPMTCAFIGVASNFTFLSVIVLFSYMQWVWGGIWPRHRFSLQVNIRKRDSSQKPVQRRISAHHPGTEPQGQEESTQLSDITEDGESPEDPPGAEGQLPEEEKPDPQPLNGEEELEPEASDGSGSWEDAALLTEANLPAPTHALAPETLGSSEPSVGSLRQRPTCSSS, from the exons ATGGCCAGGCGTGGCGTCCAGGCGGCAGAGCAGCTAGGAACTCAAGGCCTGAACCTGGGGCCAGACACTCTGCACTCCCTGCCATGGTCAATGACCCACCAGTACCTGCCTTACTGTGGGCCCAGGAGGTGGGCCACATCTTGGCAGGTCGTGCCCGCAAGCTGCTGCTACAGTTTGGGGTGCTCTTCTGTACCATCCTCCTCCTGCTCTGGGTGTCTGTCTTCCTCTATGGCTCCTTCTACTATTCCTACATGCCTACAGTCAGCCACCTCAGCCCCGTGCATTTCTACTACAG GACTGACTGTGATTCATCCACCTCCTTACTCTGCTCCTTCCCTGTTGCCAATGTCTCGCTGGCTAAGGGTGGACGTGATCGG agatgGGGGCTACCTTGGGCAGGTGCTGATGTATGGACAGCCGTACCGCGTTACCTTAGAGCTTGAGCTGCCAGAGTCCCCTGTGAATCAAGATTTGGGCATGTTCTTAGTCACCATTTCATGCTACACCAGAGGCGGCCGCATCATCTCCACTTCTTCACGCTCT GTGATGTTGCATTACCGCTCAGACCTGCTGCAGATGCTTGACACACTGGTCTTCTCCAGCCTCCTGCTGTTTGGATTTGCAGAGCAGAAGCAGCTCCTGGAGGTGGAGCTCTACTCGGAATATAGGGAGAACTCG TATGTGCCAACTACTGGAGCGATTATTGAGATCCACAGCAAGCGCATCCAGATGTACGGAGCCTACCTCCGCATCCATGCCCATTTCACCGGGCTTAG GTATCTGCTGTACAACTTCCCGATGACCTGCGCCTTCATAGGCGTCGCCAGCAACTTCACCTTCCTGAGTGTCATTGTGCTCTTCAGCTATATGCAGTGGGTGTGGGGGGGCATCTGGCCCCGACACCGCTTCTCCTTGCAG GTAAACATCCGAAAAAGAGACAGTTCCCAGAAGCCAGTACAGCGAAGGATCTCAGCCCATCATCCAG GCACAGAGCCCCAAGGCCAGGAGGAGTCAACACAGCTGTCAGACATCACAGAGGACGGTGAGAGCCCTGAAGATCCCCCAGGGGCAG AGGGTCAGCTCCCTGAGGAGGAGAAACCAGATCCGCAGCCCTTGAATGGAGAGGAGGAGCTGGAGCCAGAGGCCAGTGATG GTTCAGGCTCCTGGGAAGACGCAGCTTTGCTGACGGAGGCCAACCTGCCTGCTCCTACCCATGCCCTTGCCCCAGAAACTCTGGGCAGCTCTGAACCCTCTGTGGGCAGTCTTCGACAGCGCCCCACCTGCTCCAGTTCCTGA
- the BSCL2 gene encoding seipin isoform X8 has protein sequence MLLTHSTPWVTSWPRLSPGVCEPGRGERPHAPGGGGKPAARQAPPREWPRPPPRAPGAAGGRGGASREAEVPLPLLPLPAYWNRQLLHPMARRGVQAAEQLGTQGLNLGPDTLHSLPWSMTHQYLPYCGPRRWATSWQVVPASCCYSLGCSSVPSSSCSGCLSSSMAPSTIPTCLQSATSAPCISTTGLTVIHPPPYSAPSLLPMSRWLRVDVIGDGGYLGQVLMYGQPYRVTLELELPESPVNQDLGMFLVTISCYTRGGRIISTSSRSVMLHYRSDLLQMLDTLVFSSLLLFGFAEQKQLLEVELYSEYRENSVNIRKRDSSQKPVQRRISAHHPEPQGQEESTQLSDITEDGESPEDPPGAEGQLPEEEKPDPQPLNGEEELEPEASDGSGSWEDAALLTEANLPAPTHALAPETLGSSEPSVGSLRQRPTCSSS, from the exons ATGCTGCTGACTCACAGCACACCCTGGGTCACGTCTTGGCCTCGCCTGTCCCCTGGGGTCTGCGAACCGGGCCGCGGGGAGAGACCGCACGCGCCTGGCGGAGGAGGGAAGCCCGCGGCCCGACAGGCCCCGCCCCGGGagtggccccgccccccgccccgcgcccccggggcggCCGGCGGAAGGGGCGGGGCTTCACGGGAGGCGGAAGTGCCTTTGCCGTTGCTCCCGCTGCCTGCGTACTG GAACCGCCAGCTGCTTCACCCCATGGCCAGGCGTGGCGTCCAGGCGGCAGAGCAGCTAGGAACTCAAGGCCTGAACCTGGGGCCAGACACTCTGCACTCCCTGCCATGGTCAATGACCCACCAGTACCTGCCTTACTGTGGGCCCAGGAGGTGGGCCACATCTTGGCAGGTCGTGCCCGCAAGCTGCTGCTACAGTTTGGGGTGCTCTTCTGTACCATCCTCCTCCTGCTCTGGGTGTCTGTCTTCCTCTATGGCTCCTTCTACTATTCCTACATGCCTACAGTCAGCCACCTCAGCCCCGTGCATTTCTACTACAG GACTGACTGTGATTCATCCACCTCCTTACTCTGCTCCTTCCCTGTTGCCAATGTCTCGCTGGCTAAGGGTGGACGTGATCGG agatgGGGGCTACCTTGGGCAGGTGCTGATGTATGGACAGCCGTACCGCGTTACCTTAGAGCTTGAGCTGCCAGAGTCCCCTGTGAATCAAGATTTGGGCATGTTCTTAGTCACCATTTCATGCTACACCAGAGGCGGCCGCATCATCTCCACTTCTTCACGCTCT GTGATGTTGCATTACCGCTCAGACCTGCTGCAGATGCTTGACACACTGGTCTTCTCCAGCCTCCTGCTGTTTGGATTTGCAGAGCAGAAGCAGCTCCTGGAGGTGGAGCTCTACTCGGAATATAGGGAGAACTCG GTAAACATCCGAAAAAGAGACAGTTCCCAGAAGCCAGTACAGCGAAGGATCTCAGCCCATCATCCAG AGCCCCAAGGCCAGGAGGAGTCAACACAGCTGTCAGACATCACAGAGGACGGTGAGAGCCCTGAAGATCCCCCAGGGGCAG AGGGTCAGCTCCCTGAGGAGGAGAAACCAGATCCGCAGCCCTTGAATGGAGAGGAGGAGCTGGAGCCAGAGGCCAGTGATG GTTCAGGCTCCTGGGAAGACGCAGCTTTGCTGACGGAGGCCAACCTGCCTGCTCCTACCCATGCCCTTGCCCCAGAAACTCTGGGCAGCTCTGAACCCTCTGTGGGCAGTCTTCGACAGCGCCCCACCTGCTCCAGTTCCTGA
- the BSCL2 gene encoding seipin isoform X7, which produces MLLTHSTPWVTSWPRLSPGVCEPGRGERPHAPGGGGKPAARQAPPREWPRPPPRAPGAAGGRGGASREAEVPLPLLPLPAYWNRQLLHPMARRGVQAAEQLGTQGLNLGPDTLHSLPWSMTHQYLPYCGPRRWATSWQVVPASCCYSLGCSSVPSSSCSGCLSSSMAPSTIPTCLQSATSAPCISTTGLTVIHPPPYSAPSLLPMSRWLRVDVIGDGGYLGQVLMYGQPYRVTLELELPESPVNQDLGMFLVTISCYTRGGRIISTSSRSVMLHYRSDLLQMLDTLVFSSLLLFGFAEQKQLLEVELYSEYRENSVNIRKRDSSQKPVQRRISAHHPGTEPQGQEESTQLSDITEDGESPEDPPGAEGQLPEEEKPDPQPLNGEEELEPEASDGSGSWEDAALLTEANLPAPTHALAPETLGSSEPSVGSLRQRPTCSSS; this is translated from the exons ATGCTGCTGACTCACAGCACACCCTGGGTCACGTCTTGGCCTCGCCTGTCCCCTGGGGTCTGCGAACCGGGCCGCGGGGAGAGACCGCACGCGCCTGGCGGAGGAGGGAAGCCCGCGGCCCGACAGGCCCCGCCCCGGGagtggccccgccccccgccccgcgcccccggggcggCCGGCGGAAGGGGCGGGGCTTCACGGGAGGCGGAAGTGCCTTTGCCGTTGCTCCCGCTGCCTGCGTACTG GAACCGCCAGCTGCTTCACCCCATGGCCAGGCGTGGCGTCCAGGCGGCAGAGCAGCTAGGAACTCAAGGCCTGAACCTGGGGCCAGACACTCTGCACTCCCTGCCATGGTCAATGACCCACCAGTACCTGCCTTACTGTGGGCCCAGGAGGTGGGCCACATCTTGGCAGGTCGTGCCCGCAAGCTGCTGCTACAGTTTGGGGTGCTCTTCTGTACCATCCTCCTCCTGCTCTGGGTGTCTGTCTTCCTCTATGGCTCCTTCTACTATTCCTACATGCCTACAGTCAGCCACCTCAGCCCCGTGCATTTCTACTACAG GACTGACTGTGATTCATCCACCTCCTTACTCTGCTCCTTCCCTGTTGCCAATGTCTCGCTGGCTAAGGGTGGACGTGATCGG agatgGGGGCTACCTTGGGCAGGTGCTGATGTATGGACAGCCGTACCGCGTTACCTTAGAGCTTGAGCTGCCAGAGTCCCCTGTGAATCAAGATTTGGGCATGTTCTTAGTCACCATTTCATGCTACACCAGAGGCGGCCGCATCATCTCCACTTCTTCACGCTCT GTGATGTTGCATTACCGCTCAGACCTGCTGCAGATGCTTGACACACTGGTCTTCTCCAGCCTCCTGCTGTTTGGATTTGCAGAGCAGAAGCAGCTCCTGGAGGTGGAGCTCTACTCGGAATATAGGGAGAACTCG GTAAACATCCGAAAAAGAGACAGTTCCCAGAAGCCAGTACAGCGAAGGATCTCAGCCCATCATCCAG GCACAGAGCCCCAAGGCCAGGAGGAGTCAACACAGCTGTCAGACATCACAGAGGACGGTGAGAGCCCTGAAGATCCCCCAGGGGCAG AGGGTCAGCTCCCTGAGGAGGAGAAACCAGATCCGCAGCCCTTGAATGGAGAGGAGGAGCTGGAGCCAGAGGCCAGTGATG GTTCAGGCTCCTGGGAAGACGCAGCTTTGCTGACGGAGGCCAACCTGCCTGCTCCTACCCATGCCCTTGCCCCAGAAACTCTGGGCAGCTCTGAACCCTCTGTGGGCAGTCTTCGACAGCGCCCCACCTGCTCCAGTTCCTGA
- the BSCL2 gene encoding seipin isoform X5 — translation MPKEQGGGEAGGKEPCRYQIKESDKEEEPPAASPHGQAWRPGGRAARNSRPEPGARHSALPAMVNDPPVPALLWAQEVGHILAGRARKLLLQFGVLFCTILLLLWVSVFLYGSFYYSYMPTVSHLSPVHFYYRTDCDSSTSLLCSFPVANVSLAKGGRDRVLMYGQPYRVTLELELPESPVNQDLGMFLVTISCYTRGGRIISTSSRSVMLHYRSDLLQMLDTLVFSSLLLFGFAEQKQLLEVELYSEYRENSYVPTTGAIIEIHSKRIQMYGAYLRIHAHFTGLRYLLYNFPMTCAFIGVASNFTFLSVIVLFSYMQWVWGGIWPRHRFSLQVNIRKRDSSQKPVQRRISAHHPGTEPQGQEESTQLSDITEDGESPEDPPGAEGQLPEEEKPDPQPLNGEEELEPEASDGSGSWEDAALLTEANLPAPTHALAPETLGSSEPSVGSLRQRPTCSSS, via the exons ATGCCTAAAGaacaaggaggaggagaagctggGGGAAAAGAGCCGTGCAGATACCAGATCAAAGAATCGGACAAAGAAGAG GAACCGCCAGCTGCTTCACCCCATGGCCAGGCGTGGCGTCCAGGCGGCAGAGCAGCTAGGAACTCAAGGCCTGAACCTGGGGCCAGACACTCTGCACTCCCTGCCATGGTCAATGACCCACCAGTACCTGCCTTACTGTGGGCCCAGGAGGTGGGCCACATCTTGGCAGGTCGTGCCCGCAAGCTGCTGCTACAGTTTGGGGTGCTCTTCTGTACCATCCTCCTCCTGCTCTGGGTGTCTGTCTTCCTCTATGGCTCCTTCTACTATTCCTACATGCCTACAGTCAGCCACCTCAGCCCCGTGCATTTCTACTACAG GACTGACTGTGATTCATCCACCTCCTTACTCTGCTCCTTCCCTGTTGCCAATGTCTCGCTGGCTAAGGGTGGACGTGATCGG GTGCTGATGTATGGACAGCCGTACCGCGTTACCTTAGAGCTTGAGCTGCCAGAGTCCCCTGTGAATCAAGATTTGGGCATGTTCTTAGTCACCATTTCATGCTACACCAGAGGCGGCCGCATCATCTCCACTTCTTCACGCTCT GTGATGTTGCATTACCGCTCAGACCTGCTGCAGATGCTTGACACACTGGTCTTCTCCAGCCTCCTGCTGTTTGGATTTGCAGAGCAGAAGCAGCTCCTGGAGGTGGAGCTCTACTCGGAATATAGGGAGAACTCG TATGTGCCAACTACTGGAGCGATTATTGAGATCCACAGCAAGCGCATCCAGATGTACGGAGCCTACCTCCGCATCCATGCCCATTTCACCGGGCTTAG GTATCTGCTGTACAACTTCCCGATGACCTGCGCCTTCATAGGCGTCGCCAGCAACTTCACCTTCCTGAGTGTCATTGTGCTCTTCAGCTATATGCAGTGGGTGTGGGGGGGCATCTGGCCCCGACACCGCTTCTCCTTGCAG GTAAACATCCGAAAAAGAGACAGTTCCCAGAAGCCAGTACAGCGAAGGATCTCAGCCCATCATCCAG GCACAGAGCCCCAAGGCCAGGAGGAGTCAACACAGCTGTCAGACATCACAGAGGACGGTGAGAGCCCTGAAGATCCCCCAGGGGCAG AGGGTCAGCTCCCTGAGGAGGAGAAACCAGATCCGCAGCCCTTGAATGGAGAGGAGGAGCTGGAGCCAGAGGCCAGTGATG GTTCAGGCTCCTGGGAAGACGCAGCTTTGCTGACGGAGGCCAACCTGCCTGCTCCTACCCATGCCCTTGCCCCAGAAACTCTGGGCAGCTCTGAACCCTCTGTGGGCAGTCTTCGACAGCGCCCCACCTGCTCCAGTTCCTGA